One Rosa chinensis cultivar Old Blush chromosome 3, RchiOBHm-V2, whole genome shotgun sequence DNA window includes the following coding sequences:
- the LOC121052129 gene encoding cyclin-dependent kinase A-1-like encodes MVSYHYRAPEIYLGGRYGRPVDMWSVGCIFAEMLLGKPLFYGRVKEQALSSIFRTLGVPTEEQWPDCTTLPNWNPDWNAQDSGGGAVGLEGIIPDIDAYGLDLLYKMLTYDPAKRITAKQAMKHPYFDRERETFEDWAF; translated from the exons ATGGTCAGCTACCACTATAGGGCTCCTGAAATTTACTTGGGAGGCAGATACGGCCGCCCGGTCGACATGTGGTCTGTAGGATGTATATTCG CCGAGATGTTGCTGGGCAAACCTCTATTCTATGGACGTGTTAAGGAACAAGCATTGAGCTCCATTTTCAG GACTCTAGGAGTACCAACCGAGGAGCAGTGGCCTGATTGCACTACTCTGCCAAATTGGAATCCCGATTGGAATGCACAAGATTCTGGAGGAGGAGCTGTGGGCTTGGAAGGGATAATTCCTGACATTGATGCATATGGACTTGACCTTTTATAT AAAATGCTAACCTATGATCCGGCAAAAAGAATCACGGCTAAACAAGCAATGAAACATCCCTATTTTGACCGAGAACGAGAAACTTTTGAAGACTGGGCTTTCTGA
- the LOC112194055 gene encoding cyclin-dependent kinase B1-1: MELGAGGVANTVWELYESKGKIGSGRYGAVHEAVQKATGQTVALKEFEHPGDGQGFTPEILREVALLKDLNQSRYVVDLIDVETPRSSDTSIYLVFEYLDMNLGHYISKFEPGLMPRRTIKMFVFSLCKGMAHIHSHFVIHRDLKSDNLFVDEKRMILKIGDLGVSRSITTPPRL; encoded by the coding sequence ATGGAATTAGGGGCGGGAGGAGTAGCAAATACCGTGTGGGAGTTGTACGAGAGTAAGGGGAAGATAGGGAGTGGACGCTACGGAGCTGTGCATGAGGCGGTTCAAAAGGCTACGGGCCAAACTGTGGCCTTGAAGGAATTCGAGCACCCAGGTGATGGGCAAGGCTTCACTCCTGAGATTCTTCGCGAAGTGGCTCTTCTCAAAGACCTGAATCAGTCCAGATATGTTGTAGATCTCATCGACGTTGAGACTCCAAGATCATCGGATACAAGTATCTATCTCGTTTTCGAGTATCTGGACATGAACTTGGGCCACTACATTAGCAAGTTTGAACCGGGATTAATGCCGAGACGGACCATCAAGATGTTTGTGTTTAGTCTCTGCAAGGGGATGGCTCACATTCACTCACATTTTGTGATACATCGAGACCTCAAATCTGACAATCTTTTCGTGGATGAAAAGCGAATGATCCTCAAGATCGGAGATCTTGGAGTTAGTCGCTCCATTACTACCCCGCCACGGCTTTAA
- the LOC112193603 gene encoding FACT complex subunit SPT16 produces MYRQGTEFFMVDPPLNTNYKRPTRVTPIMDTAARIAQMSTTHRRIFGERLKSLYSHWNKHRSDMWGCSDVIAIGKLPASKDPQYRKSTALNVWLVGFEFPETMMVFTKKRIHFFCNQGDSFNPALLRMPAMKAVGVDIVRHVIRDVDVYSALMDNLLRDICAHAKADGHEIPVVGHIGGEVPEGFLFESWSEKLKNANFRMSDVTNGLSDLLSVKDNEELANVKRAAFLTTKVMNNIVVPNLEFVINHSEKVTHSFLMDEMVKAIQEPSKAFAKLINVENVGICYPPILQSGVGGNDELLSYDSASVVICAFGSRYKSYCSNVARTFLVDPNPFQRKAHEILLKAHDAAISELRPGNKASSAYQAARSVVEKEAPELVPNLTESAGTGIGIELVESRLKLNANNDLVLKAGMVFNVSLGFEDLQSQSGLTNSKDHSFSLLLADTVVINNVKPEVLTVESAKAIKVPSKMKQDANGTEDLRSSKRMRFKLDWNDELDGNDEPTFSVVSTQPSTFSLGVPLLWSHSGLAPADVRTDPLNARERLSYAERGKSTRIKPTEKMDMLIAKYYIDDTKGRVQLTERTVPVSQTERPPWQTERASYGIPSWKRERSSWKRERPSSFVTPPWVAKPALGTLDWKTERPVTPPRQKQGAFGYAYCFF; encoded by the exons ATGTACCGACAG GGGACTGAGTTCTTTATGGTTGATCCTCCTCTAAATACTAACTACAAACGTCCTACTCGCGTGACTCCTATTATGGACACGGCAGCGCGTATTGCTCAGATGTCCACCACGCATAGGAGAATTTTTGGTGAGAGATTGAAGTCCCTTTATTCGCATTGGAACAAACACCGATCTGATATGTGGGGTTGTTCCGATGTTATCGCAATTGGAAAACTACCAGCGTCGAAGGATCCGCAGTACCGCAAGTCTACGGCATTGAATGTTTGGCTGGTGGGTTTTGAGTTTCCAGAGACAATGATGGTGTTCACTAAGAAAAGAATTCATTTCTTCTGCAACCAAGGTGACTCTTTCAATCCTGCTCTTCTCAGGATGCCTGCAATGAAGGCTGTGGGTGTAGACATTGTGAGGCATGTGATACGAGACGTTGATGTCTACTCTGCTCTGATGGATAATTTATTGCGTGACATTTGCGCTCATGCAAAGGCCGATGGCCATGAAATTCCTGTTGTGGGGCACATAGGAGGGGAGGTTCCTGAGGGATTTCTTTTTGAATCTTGGTCTGAAAAGCTGAAGAATGCAAATTTTCGGATGAGTGATGTGACTAATGGGTTGTCTGACTTGTTGTCTGTCAAAGACAATGAGGAGCTTGCGAATGTGAAGAGAGCTGCTTTCTTGACTACTAAGGTCATGAATAATATTGTGGTTCCAAATCTTGAGTTTGTTATTAATCACAGTGAGAAGGTAACACATTCTTTTTTGATGGATGAGATGGTGAAGGCTATACAGGAACCCTCTAAAGCTTTTGCGAAGCTGATTAATGTAGAAAACGTTGGTATCTGTTACCCTCCTATTCTTCAGAGTGGTGTTGGTGGCAATGATGAGTTACTTTCATATGATTCTGCTAGTGTGGTTATATGTGCTTTTGGATCCCGTTATAAGAGTTACTGCTCAAATGTAGCCAGGACATTTTTGGTTGATCCCAATCCCTTTCAGAGAAAGGCACATGAAATTCTTCTCAAGGCCCATGATGCAGCCATTAGTGAGTTGAGGCCCGGGAACAAAGCTAGTTCTGCATATCAAGCAGCTCGTTCTGTCGTGGAGAAGGAGGCTCCTGAGTTAGTACCTAATCTGACAGAATCTGCTGGGACAGGCATTGGTATTGAGCTTGTTGAGTCCCGGTTGAAACTTAATGCGAACAATGACCTTGTGCTGAAAGCAGGAATGGTGTTCAATGTGTCACTTGGTTTTGAGGACTTGCAGAGTCAGAGTGGTCTTACTAATTCAAAGGATCATAGCTTCTCTTTGTTGCTAGCTGATACTGTTGTTATTAACAATGTCAAGCCAGAGGTCTTGACAGTCGAAAGTGCTAAAGCTATTAAGGTTCCTAGTAAAATGAAACAAGATGCTAATGGAACAGAAGATCTGCGGTCCAGCAAAAGGATGAGGTTCAAGCTTGACTGGAATGATGAGCTTGACGGGAACGATGAGCCCACTTTCTCCGTTGTGTCCACTCAGCCTTCCACTTTTTCCCTGGGTGTTCCATTGCTTTGGTCACATTCGGGTCTG GCACCTGCTGATGTACGGACTGACCCTCTCAATGCCAGAGAGAGGCTATCATATGCGGAAAGGGGGAAGTCCACAAGGATAAAACCCACAGAGAAAATGGATATGCTAATAGCCAAGTACTATATTGATGACACAAAGGGTCGTGTGCAGCTAACAGAGCGTACAGTTCCAGTGTCGCAGACAGAAAGACCTCCATGGCAGACAGAAAGAGCTTCATATGGTATACCTTCATGGAAGAGAGAAAGATCATCATGGAAGAGAGAAAGACCGTCTTCATTCGTTACACCTCCATGGGTAGCAAAACCTGCATTAGGCACACTTGACTGGAAGACAGAGAGACCTGTTACACCTCCAAGGCAGAAACAAGGTGCATTTGGTTATGCTTATTGTTTCTTTTAA